The Penaeus chinensis breed Huanghai No. 1 chromosome 25, ASM1920278v2, whole genome shotgun sequence genome segment GCGAAAAGACGTAGAAATACAGACCGTGAAAAGACATATCACATGAGTTTACAGGTCGCAAAAAGATATAATATCGGTATACAGGTCGCGAAAAAAGGTGTATAACGTGGGTATACTGGTCGCGAAAAAAGGTATATAACGTGGGTATACAGGTCGCGAAATAGACATATAGCAGGAAAACGGGTCGCCAAAGAAAGGCATATAAAACTCTCAAGCCTTGTTAATACTTCTCCATTTGATCGAGTGTTTCCCCTCACGTCGCCATTACCGTGGCAACTCTGTTTGGGAACCGCAGCAACAGCGCTATGGCgactaaaaaaagggggggggggggggacgtcatGGAGGGGTTGCCGAGACGTTCCATAAAACTTTTCGTGTGCAATCTTGGGTTCAGTTTCACACGTGTTTTAAGAAGTGTGGAAGTGCTAGGTATATAGCATATTTTAAAATTCTTATACAAAGGATTGTCTAGTTGTTATTCAGGAGTCATATCGATAAATTagtaaatgtatagataggtaagtagatatatagataatctgATAGATAGGTTAATAGGTATGTAGgtggatatataaaaagaatcaaTAAACAATGTCATGATGTCAGTATcgacagataaattgattgaaaaacaaacagatagataaatgatatataagcaaatagataaatcaatatacagtatatatatacacattcatacacacacacacacacacacacacatatatatatatatatatatatatatatatatatatgtgtgtgtgtgtgtgtgtgtgtgtgtgtgtgtatgtgtgtgtgtgtgtgtgtgtgtgtatgtatacatatatatgcacttatatatatgctcatacatatacatatatactgtatatacacacacacatatatttcatatatatatatatacatatacatatatatgtatatatatgtatatatatatatatatatatatatttgcacacacacacacacacacacacacacacacacacacactcacacacacgcgcacgcacacacacacacacacacgcccacgcacacacacacacacacacacacacacacacacacacacacacacacacacacacactcacacacacgcgcacgcacacacacacacacacacgcccacgcacacacacacacacacacacacacacacacacacacacacacgaacacacacactcacataagtatttacgtgtgtatatacatgcgtattgTATACTTGTATTCGTATGTGAAACCTGGACCAAGTTGGGATGGAAAGCAAGTCaggtaaacaaatagaaagacacttgggataaaaaaaaataacagtacatCTACACTGATAATTTCCGAATATTGGTTTCTTAGTCGTCAAACTACCCAATGACTCATTTATACAATAATAACCTTTGTCCATTGGAATATGCACTAacgttcttgctttctctctttaatcataacattttttctccttgtctctccttgctCATAAGGACCAATTATTCATGAACTCTCACACAGTAATTAATTAAAACCCACTATGACTAATTACTGGACAAGTCCTTTTGAAAAAAAAGCGTAATTGGAAACTGCGGGTTATTCCTATGATCTTttgatattcttattgttttatctatctgttcgttctgtttatctattatctgTCCATGCTCAGATGAATCAGtccatttctatctatcaatcgattcATTCTATCAATATATCCTTTCCATCTATCAGTTTGTCCATCCTGTCCATtgatctctctatgtctgtctacatatttcatatctctctctctatccattctatctgtctatcatttctGTTTACTCATTCTATCCATCAATACATTTTATACCTCTCCATGCTATCCAcattctatatatccatccatgccATCTACCTctccgttctatctatctatccatctctccattcTACATTTCTGTCCATCCTATCAACCTATCCACTATCTAATccaatctatccgtctgtctatccaaTCAGGAAAGAGTAAATAGACAAGGGCCTCGACAACCGAACTGCCAGCATGGGAGGCGGAGGCAGCAAGGAGAATGAGTCTCAGCTGTTGGAGACACTGTGTGACCACGAGGATGCCATCAACTGCGTGGCACTGTCCGAGGATGGCTCCTTGCTGGTCACAGGGTCGGAGGACAAGACGGCGAGGATGTGGAGCACGAAGACTGACGAAACAGAGTGCCTCGGTGTCCTGAAGTAAgtcgttttctttttcaggtatttgtttatattttgtttgcttgtttttattctgattgggggaggagggtagagggaagtcCGGAGGTTTGTTtcactgttgttttttattatttgtgtcttTTATAGTGTATGTTGTGTTCTAATAAGGATGAAGCGCGTGGTGTAGGGTGTGAAGATTTAGTTCTTGTGGAtgccctgtgtgtgtatgtgtatgtgtgtgtgtgtgtgtgtgtgtgtgtgtatgtatgtgtgtgtgtgtgtgtgtgtgtgtgtgtgtgcgtgtgtgtgtgtgcgtgtgtgtttcgcaTCGTCCTTTTATGTATCCTGGTTCCATATATCGACTTCCCTTTTGCACCCTAAGCGAAAGCATTATGATGACGGTAAAGTAAATAAAACCCCGCTATGTCTCCCAAGGGGCCACACGTCGTACATCACATGCGTATCCATCACCAACGCCTACATCATCACGGGCGCCGCTGACAATACCATCAGGAAGTGGGACATGACCACCTGCGACTGCCTCCATGTATATTCAGGTGCGTATGCCATGGATTTTATTACACCTAATATATGCGAAAGATGTTTATCTAACCCTGTCCATACCATAAACGACAGCGCAAACGGAAAACACATAATCATAAGGTCTCATACTTGTTGACGATtggttaatgttgatgatgataatgacatcacgTCCCTTCCTTCACAGATCACACGTCGCGCATAGCAAGAGTGATCTGCACCGACGAGTTCATCTTCAGCACCTCCTACGATAAGACAGCGAAGGCCTGGCTCTTCGATGCTGAAGACGCGGACATCGGAGAGACGGCAGCCATCAGGACCTTCACGGTAACGTTCGGAGACCCTTGGATTGATGGTCGTATGTTTCAAAGCGTGTGGCCTACTTTCAACAAGCAATGACCTGTGCCGatttcattctttcgttttcttttcaaacAGTCGGTTCCTCCAAGTAGACTGTGCTTTAGACACTTTCCTTTGCCCATTTTTTCTTCCCTGACTAAAGTCTTTTAGTCAGGGAAGAACTCTGTTGCTTCGCACGCGTGCTGAGTCGCCTCCAATCCTCCCCAGGGGCATCACAGGGGAGTGTACCCTATCATCTACATTCCGGCGGTGGACACGGTGCCAGAGGACACCGAAGGAATTAACATCAACCCTGGGGACCTAATCATCACGGGCAGTGCGGACGCCACGGCGCGCTCCTGGTCCTTCGACACGGGAGACTGCCTCAAGGTGGGTCGGGGCAaggtctatgtatatgtctatatatatgcatgcatatatatatatatatatatatatatatatatatgtatgcatctacacacacacacacacacacacacacacacacacacacacacacacacacacacacacacacacacacacacacacacacacacgcacatatatatatatatatatatatatatatatatatatgcatatatatatatagatatatagatgtatatatatatgtgtgtgtgtgtgtttgtgtgtgtgtgtgtgggtgtgcatgtatatatattattgtatatatatttatacatatatgcatatatgtataaatatatattattgtatatatatttatacatatatgcatatatgcacacacacacacacacacacacacccacacacacacacacacgcacacacaaatatatatgtatatatacacacaaacatatatatatgtatatatatgtatacatatatatacataatacatacatataacatatatatatatatatatatatgtatatatatataagtacatttataggtatatatatacttatctatctatataaacatgtatgtgtttatgcatataaatgcacatatggttacctttttagaaatattttttcagaaaatactatatatacacgcttatacacctctctcttctcctccaggtGTTCAAGGGACACAAGGCCGCCATCACCTGCATGGCCACAGACCCCCAGGCCAAGATCCTATACACGGGCGGCGGAGACAAGGAAATCAGGTGCTGGAATATCAACAGAGGAGATTGTATCAAGGTACGCATTACTTTGGAAACACAAGGGAAGATGCTATGGTTCGGTCTGTTATCTTTTAAGGAGGTGAATCCAGAGAGGACATTTGTTAAAAGGggtgcacacaaacaaacgcatattGAGATTCACATAGACATTCACGcacaatccctctctcccttaacacacatacacccaccacctcctctccacacacacacacacacacacacacacacacacacacacacacacacacacacacacacacacacacacacacacacacactcacacacacactacacacacacactacacacacacacacacacacactacaccctcccctccacacacatacacccctcccctacacacacacacacacacacaccccgcccctcccttccacacacacacacacacaccccttccctccacacacataactcccctccccccacatatcTCCATCCAAGCATCCTCTCCTCGCCAGGTTCTCGAAGGGCACGCAGGATCCGTCATCTGCCTGATCGTGGTGAACCGCCTCATGTACAGCGGCAGCGCAGACGGGACGGCCAAGTGCTGGGTCCGGGAGTTCGGAGACTGCACCAGGACCTACAGGGGCCACAAGCACTCCGTCGTCTGTGCCAAGTTCAACGAGGGCATCTGTAAGTTCGACCTGCGGTTTGTTGGAATGTTTCTGTCGAGCTGTCGTGGGTTTTGTCTCTAACGGCCTTGTGGTTAAACATAGGCTGTGACATTGCGCATTTTTGTTCTCTTTGAACTGCACTTAGGGAAACCTTTTTACTGTATGTGCGTGCATTTCACAATGGCGTTGATAAACCagacgataaacacacacacacacacacacacacacacacacacacacacacacacaaacacacacacacacacacttatatacatagagatagatagataggtagaaggacacaaacacacacatatacatacacacacacacacacacacatatatatatatatatatatatatatatatatacatacttatattgatatttaCCGTGAaaaaatctatctacatatctatatatacatacatatatacctacatattgaTATTTACATTGTTTGGCAGttaccaactaggattttcatcgcaGCAGTGGTGCTACTTGTCTATTTAAACACCCTGATATTGTCCATCAGAACGCAATCACACACTCTTCCTTTCTTGAGAAACTAATTGcacgtaagagaaaaaaaaaggaaaaaaaaaaatcactccaaCAGCAAGGCATAAGTCGTTGTGTTGTTCACAGTGTACACGGGAAGCGGAGACGCCATAGTGAGGGCGTTCGACGCGAAGAGTGGCTCCGTCAGGAAGGTTTTCAAGGGGCACACAAACGCCGTCACGTGTCTGACCGTGTGTGGTGACAAGGTGTATTCGGGCTCGAGTGACGGCACGCTCAGGGTCTGGGACTGCAAGAATATGAGGTAGGACAGGGTGCTGTAAAtgttgatagtggtggtgataatggtgatgataatggtagtattaatgaCAGTGGCACCACCACTCAGCACAACATTAATAACGatgaatagtaatggtgataataacaatggcaaaagTAAGGATAAGGTTGTTGATatggattataatgatactattcgAGTCTTATCAGAAGATGCTTCCTGATGAGCAGTGAGCATTAAAACTGATGCTTAGTTTACCGATATTATATGTTCTCGATACCCTTTAAATGCAATGCTGTATATCATGTGCAGGCATAAGaaaaagaatgtatatgtatgtgtacacatacacacacacacacacacacacacacacacacacatacacacacacacacacacacacacacacacacacacacacacacacgcacacacacgcacaaacacacacgcacacacacgcacaaacatatatatgtatatatatgaatgtatatgtatgtgtagatatatgtatatgcatttatgtgtgtgtttatatatatacacaaacatacacacacatatatatgtatacatatatatgtatgtatatatatgtttgtatatatatgtataaatatatatgtatgtatatatatgtatatatatatctatctatatatacaaatatgcatatccatttatccatatatatatacattcatatatatatacatatatatacatatatgtgtgtgtgtacacacatacacatgcttttTCTTATGCCTGCACACGATGTATAGCACAGCGTTTAAAGGGTATCGAGAACATATAATATCGGTAAATTAAGCATTCGTAATAATGCTGACCGCGGAGCAGGAAGCGTCTCCTGATAAGACTCGAATCGTAAACAATTCGACAGGAAAGGAGTGAGCGAACAGCCACACATTTTTACAACATCTGACACCTACGTTATCCTCATCTTTCTCAAACAGCGAGGACACTGGGTTCGCGGCCGAGGATCTGGACGATGACGACGGCGAGGAAGGAGTCGACGGTGACGACGACTTCAAGAAGAAGCAGCTGGACGACTTGGACGAACGCCTCGACGACTACATCGGCGGGGACGTGGACGAGGCCAGCAAGCCCGCCTCAGCTGCGTCCAAGGCCTTGGCATAAGATCGGAGGACAATCTTCCTGACCTTAGTAATATTTAGAGTCATTTTGGACACCTTATTCGATGGAGGTCCGCCGCCGCCACGATTCTGATTGGCTGTGATGCGAAGCAGCTCGACGATGATTGGCTGCAGCACAAGACAACTCAACGGCGATTGGCCGATGGGCGCTAGATGCTCGTCCAGCTCTCCGTATAAGGTGTCCGAAGTGTCTCTGAATACCTAGCTGGTTGGCGGTGACCTGGTCGTGCGAAGCTGAGACGGACGACGAGGCGTTGCATCAGTGGGGGCAATAAAGAGTGAttctttagataaaaaaaaagagatttgagGATCATTTGAAGCATAGATCTCCAGGTTAATTATTTACCGAAATACCGTATTGTGCCTTGTATCATGTTTGTCCTATTAATCAAATCATTATATAGAAATATCTTTATGTCATATACAGAGTATAgtggaaatagaaacagagaataCTGGTCGATTTATGATGATGTTCATGAGGCAATTACTGTTGTTCGAACTCTCTCTATAAATGGGTCATGCAGAGCTTCTaatcaaacaagagagagagagaaatttaacaTCAGTAATTAAATCAGGAACGATCTTTTATAAACCATCATTTACTGAAGTTTGCACCCGGTTGTGTGGTGGTCTCTTTAAGATTATGGGTCATAGGCAGAGGTTAACGAGGTCACCCTCACCTATGTAAACTGTTTGTTAGTGGAAAGAAAAAAGTCTTTTGAGCATAATAAATCCTTTGTGAATTGCTGTTCTGTTTTAGTGACCTTATGAAGAGTCgggagacaccttatcaaatcacacacagacacacatacacacaaacatctatatatatagataagatagataggtagatagatatagacagatacatacgtatgtatataaatatatatacacatatgtgtatatatatatataaatatatatacacatatgtgtatatatatatatatatatatatacacacatacacacacacacacacacacacacgcacacacacgcacacacacacacacacatatgtatatatatatatatatatatatatatatatatatgaatgtgtgtgggtctatctatacacatacatatgaatacacacacacacacacacacacacacacacacacacaaacacacacacacacacatatatatatacatacacacatatatctacatatatacatatgtgtgtgtgtgtgtgcgtctatctatatatacacatacatatgaatacatatatatttacacacacacacacacacatatacatatatagccatgtatacatatatacatatatatatatatatatatatatatgcatacacacatacatatatatatataaatacatatttatacacatatacatacacacacacaggtatatatatgtgtgtgcgtgtgtccacacacacatatagtcgaAATGTATAtacaggattttttttgttttttccctcttgatttattatttgtttcatcttATTCAAGGAATTACAACAAGACACACgtgattatatctatttattaaaatataactTAGGTCTTCACATTGCCTACAAGGTTACAAAGGCTCCGAAATTATAAAAGAACATAATAATTTCAGTGAGAGATACAGTTGTTGAGCCCTAACTATTATAAACATGGCCGCGTTCACTTACGTAGCTTCTCGTTAGACTTGATACACAGGTGAGGTcaaagtattcttttttttttttcaagttacaCATTCTCCTGATTAAATCAAGGATAGAAACCGTTACAAACTTATTCGAGTCTAACATCTAATGGCTATCATTTATTAGAGTCTAAGTTTGAAGCCGGCTAAACCTTTCGACAGTGAATCTCAAGCTGTCCATTTTCTCCCGACAGCAAGTTAGATGCTCGCTAAATCTCCCAACAGTTATTTGGAAGCAGTCTAATTATCTCGTCGGCGAGCTACAATCTCTATAACTCTCTGAGGACCTATTAGACACAGCCTTCAACGTCCCACTGGGAGTTTGGAGCTGTCTAATTCTGTCGACAATGTAGTTTGAAGCCTTCTAATATTCCCGTGGTTGGGGAACGCATGCCGTCTCGTAAAGCATCTTGTTTCTCAAGAACTAATCATATTACAGAATATAGGTAGCGGTCGCCGACACGTCTCGACACTGATGCGGGCGCTTGGTATTTCTATGATTTATACGCCACTCATGATAACGTGCGAGCTATTCCTATCTTCTTTCAGTCCACAAGAACAGGAGAGTCGTCTTGGAGAGAAACAAAATGTGAAGGAAAGTTGAATGTTTTGAAGGGGGAACCTAACAGATTTATATTTACAGGtggtaacaacattaacaactaatcatatatcattcatattccACTTGAGCTACTTCTTAGACAGAAGATTGCAGCAtccctatttattattatatatatatatatactttattttttacaAAAGTTTCACAATGCCTTTCCATAATGCCACACAGTCTAATAGATTTAATGCCCATTGACTTGTATTctttaaaataagaaaacaaaaatgcggGAATTTTTCATTGATGCGTGATACGTACACCGTAACTGAATAGAATGGACACACACATTTGTCTCTTAATGATATGCTTCCTCTGAAATTGTTTTACAATGACTGGCGTCTgctttattaaaaatatatacagcatTAACCCGCAATTTCCAAACACGCCTTAACAATTATCAACATTGTGAGATGTCTCAGAGTGAACCCGGTATAGAATATGAACATGGTCAAATCATAATTCactgaatatagaaaatataaggtTCAACAAGGGAACTCGTAGTCTGCGAACCCCTTTAAGTTTTTTCTGTGGCCATGTATTACGGGAAGACTGCATCTTCTGGCAGTACACCGGAGAGAACCCTATTATCTAACTGTACTCGGCCAACACACGCTACACTTTACATCTGCGCCCCTTCCTACTGCTTCCACAACTAGGCAGCAGGTTAGCAACACACTGGCACATTGCGAACTAGAGTTGTGAAGTCGCGTGGTTACTTAGCTTAATTCAATCACTCGGTAATCcgcagcattatatatatataaaatcaacttAGCTCGGACCGTTTGCCATTAATGCTTGTCTGTCTTGAAACTTGCTTCTATGGGTCTTCATTGACACTGGGTGTTGAATACTGTTCACCACTCTATATACCACCATTGTGTGACGGATATATCAAGTGTGCAAATATtcatgggggtgaggggaggctgGCTAAACTACATTCTAAAAATTCCTGCTAAAGGCACCGAGAGCAGCTCAAGTACAGTTTGAGAATATGGCTCAAAAATCCTTCACCCTTGACATTTAAAAGTCCTGAGCCGGAAGTCTTAAGTCACCGCAGTGTGCTAGCACCCGATTCACCAATAGATTTAATAGCTCTCTGCAAGCAGTAGTCTTTTGTTAAGGAGTGTATCTGCAGTAACATGAAATTCGGACGCTGAAAGTCGTGCGATGGAACTTGAAACATTGTGAAACACGAGACCTAATGGCAGACTGTGGTGGCCTAACATCGCTTACTTTGCGGCCTTCTGTCTCGTTGCCTGTAATGAGGATCTTCCAGTGTTTGCTCATCCGTTATCCAATACAGTAGTATAAATTTGGATGGGATAGGCTTAGCTTAGACTATCAACAAGAGAGGGACACTATTTATCCAACAACACAGTCAAACCCTTAaccttttacccttttcat includes the following:
- the LOC125038680 gene encoding WD repeat-containing protein 86-like — translated: MGGGGSKENESQLLETLCDHEDAINCVALSEDGSLLVTGSEDKTARMWSTKTDETECLGVLKGHTSYITCVSITNAYIITGAADNTIRKWDMTTCDCLHVYSDHTSRIARVICTDEFIFSTSYDKTAKAWLFDAEDADIGETAAIRTFTGHHRGVYPIIYIPAVDTVPEDTEGININPGDLIITGSADATARSWSFDTGDCLKVFKGHKAAITCMATDPQAKILYTGGGDKEIRCWNINRGDCIKVLEGHAGSVICLIVVNRLMYSGSADGTAKCWVREFGDCTRTYRGHKHSVVCAKFNEGILYTGSGDAIVRAFDAKSGSVRKVFKGHTNAVTCLTVCGDKVYSGSSDGTLRVWDCKNMSEDTGFAAEDLDDDDGEEGVDGDDDFKKKQLDDLDERLDDYIGGDVDEASKPASAASKALA